Genomic window (Zingiber officinale cultivar Zhangliang chromosome 2B, Zo_v1.1, whole genome shotgun sequence):
caaggatcgatcgaccaaacgttGACAATTCTTATAAAAGTGAAGCTCGAGGTCCAGACTGTACATCTGTTCTGTGTTTATTGCTGTGCAAAGCTCTTATTCGTACGACAAGTTTGCTACTCATCACCAaacaagttgttgctcaactcaaGACGTACCAACCGAGTTCCATCCTATATCTAGTGTCGATATACTTTTAACTAGCTTGTTTTGTACTAtatttcaagtaagatagtaggttgttactatcttacacatttcattgtacgatctgcttctctccgagattttcagaaagaagagttttaatgGATTGTCCAACAGTACAATCAAGGATCACGAACCTTGGAATAGAAATCGActtaggcttcgaaccaagtaaccgtaACGAGTCTCTATTTTTCGCAACGttactttattttaaaaagaaaagaagtgtttttaaaaaaatgatattcAACCCCCCATCGCACTCTTTCGATTGTATATTCCCTAACATGTAATTTTACACTATCAAATCAAAGGAGAAATTAGATGGCGTGTGAAAGACGTAGAGGTGTAGGAGATCACCTTTTCTTCTACCACAAGCAAGGGACTCCATGGATGCTCTGTTGGAACCGGTATCAATCATTCGCAAAATCTGATACCCTAAAGAAATGTAACAAATGAAATTAGTCATTCCAGATTAGTATATGGAAGCCAGAGATGCTTGTCAAATGTCAACAAACCTTATCAGCTGGATGAAATGATCAAGTATAAAGAAGGCAAACTCACTTCTGATTGTCTCCTTTAACCTAAAGATGGCAATGGTTGTGAATTCCAAAATAGATTTTGCACTTTTGGTTCTTCGGGTGGAGTGAAAAGCGAGTCCACATATATAACCATCATTAGTTGCTCCAGTTTCATCTCTCTAACCCAACCTAATtcactagaaaaaaaaaatcattcatgAAGTAATTCAGACTTCCAGCCAAGTGGCGATAactgaaaataaaacaataagcAAAGGACAAGCAGAAACAAATAGTTTTGCATGTGTAATTCCATGACAAACCTTTTTATGTTACCAACAGGAGCATCGATGGTGAATGAAAAGGATAGTTGGCCAACTTAAAAAGAAACATCATCATAGCTTGCATCATATATTACAAAAAATCAATACCCAAGGAAGATTAATGGAGTGGATTTTATGGAAGAAGATTCCTACACTTTCTAAATTGGACGAGAGAGtctagaatatcaaaaaccttttCTCTTGGAATTCTTTACAGGAACTTGACTCCCAGAAAGTATACCAGCTAAAATATTCTTAACATTATCATTGTCACTTTCTATATCCAAATTTCTTATAATGGACCAATGAGTCTCAAAATTAGGAGAGTGTCCAGCCAATTGCATTTCATTCAGAAGCTCTGATGCTTTGTCTAGGTTGTCACTAAGACGGAAACTATTAAGAACGCAGTTGTACATGTTGTAAGTTGGAGGAAGACTGAATTGAAGCATACTTCTTAGTAAATTCCGTGCATCATCAGTCCTTCCGTTCTCACAAAGACCATTCACTAGAGCATAACGAGACTCTTCACTAGGCAGAATGTTCTTATGCAGCATTTCAACAAAGAAATCAAGTGCTTGGTCAAATGTTTTACAATGGCAAAATCTGAGAATTATTGAGTTATAACTTGTGTCACTTGGAACGTTGCCCTTTTTAAGCATCACATTCAGCAGTTCAACTGCTTTCTTTATTCTACCGTGCAAGCAAAAATGCAGAACCAAAGAATTGTAATCAATTTTCATGGGAATCAGACCCTTTTTATCTAATCTGTCCAAGAGAAGTTCAGCTTCAGAAAGGCTACCACATCTAAGAAGGGACCCAGCAAGTGCGTTCTGGACTACTGAACCATGCTTCCATTTATTATGTTCCATCACTTTGCTCAATTCTAATGCTTTTCCAAGTTTGCCATCCTTGCATAAATAACACACGACTATTCTCATGCTCCGATTGCTGGGCTTCCACCCCTTGTAAATCATTGTATTAAGTGCTTCAACTGATAGCTGACCTTCTCCACATTTATGAAAACCATGCACAAGAAAATCATAAGTATTTTTATCAGGACAAATGTCTTTGTCATCCATCTCGCTTAATAGTGTTTCAACAAAAGAACTCTTACCTGTttgaaagagataaaatatcaaaATGTTATACAAGCACAGTTGTAGAGATCTGTCTTTATGCAGGATCAGATCCTTGAGTCGGATAGCACAAGACATCAGACCATTCAAGAGCATCTGCCTTACAAGACTCCGGTATCCTAAAATAGATAGGTTACAATGTACTCTTACCATGATACCAAGTATACCACGTGCTTCCCGTAAATTATTTGACAAGCAATACATTCGTAAAAGTGCATTGAAAGCAGTATCATATGGAAATATTCCACCCAGAAGCATCTCTTGCAATTGAGATGAAGCAACATTCAGTTTTTTTGTTCTGCATAACTCACTCAGAAGAATGCTGTAAGTAACAATAGCACTGTCAGGCTTCTTGGTCAGCAAAGATTGCTTAAGAGCAAATCCTTCATCAATTCTGCCAAACTTAAGTAATACTCGTACAAAGTTCTGGTAAACATTTATAGAAAAGGCCATGTTCTTGCTATGTAATATGTCCAACATTCCTAGTGACTCAGAAAGATGCTTCTCCTTCAAGAAACCCATACCTAGATATTGATAGGCTGTGACATCCATGAGTATAGTTCTCTGAGAAAGTTCCTCCATCAACACACAACCAACACTTGTATAGCCTGTCATGCATAATTCCTTCAGAAGCCTGATAGATAAAAATGAAACCATTTCAGGATAGTTCTCAATTAACCTATCAAAAAGCTGTAGAACTTCTTCAATCAATCCCCACTTGCACAAAGAGTTGAAAAGAGGCTTAATGCTCTTGGATTCTGGTGACCACAAGCATTTTAGAATAAGGTTGCAGCATTCTTTGAGTCCATCAATGTCCCTTTCTTTGCATACTCCAACAATGAGCATCATAAAAGATTGACTCTCCACCATCACATCTCTGTTAAACATCCTCCTTAAAATAAACATTGCAGTGTCTACCATTCCATTTTTGCTGAGCATTTGCAGGAGCAAATTAAGAGTTTCACCATCAAGCTGTTCAAATAAGTCTGGCATATCACGAAGCAGACCAACAGCTTGTTTTAGGTGGTCTTGGCTAGCAGCAAGGCATCTTAATAAATTAGCATAGGTAGAATATGAAAGGTTCTGTCCCCATTGGATTAATTCATCTTTTACTCCAAGTGCGATCTGTAAATCAACATTGTCATTTTTCCGCATTAAACAATAATCAAAATCAGGAAATATAGAGTCATCAAGGATCCTTTCCAAGGAAGTTTCATAATCCTCTATATCAGTATCTAAATATAATCCATTGCCAAGACAGTCAAAGAATTCAGATCGAGAAATTCCAACATTATTATCTCGCTTTACTTTTACATCCAAGCGATCAAGTCCTAGAAACATTAAGGCCTTAGAGAGTGTATCATCTAGGGGATCCAGAGAAATCAAGCAGCGATTCTTCATATCGGAGAGGACCTCTTTAACTTTgtcaaattttctaaatttacaATAGCCAGCCAACAAAATTCTGAATGTCATATGATTTGGCATTATACCTCTTTCTAGCATGTCCTCAAAGATATCTTTAGCATGTCCATGCAATCCCTTCTTAAAGATCCCACTAATAAGGGCATTATAAATGTAGGTATTCGGTGCTAAACCTCTGGACAAGCATTCTGAGAGATAAACAAATCCATCCTTCAGTTTTCTGTTCCTACAACTATGATAAGCAAGGATACTAAAGGTAGTCGAATCTGGCTTGAAGCCAAAGTGTTCCATTCTTTGCACGAAGGACCATGATTGTTGTGCTCCCATACCTAAGCACAATGAAGAAATTATTTTGTTGCAAATATAAATTTCAGGAGCATGCCTCCACTCATCTAGAAAGGTTATCATATCTTCAAAATCCTTCTTTTTGCAGAATCCTAAAGCAACTGATGAAAGAGCGAAATTGCTCGCTGTGATACCCAAACTCCTCAGCTTCCTGAGCAAGGTTAAGGCCTCAAGGATTTTGTTGCTATTTGTCAGTCCATCAACAATGGTATTCAGGATGCAGTCTTCAGAATATGATGCTAAACCAACCTCAACCATATCCCAATACACTTTTGTAGCCAACTCAATTTTCTTATGTTTTGTAAAAAGGCTTAAAAGAGCTTGATAAGTGGATGGCGATGGTATTATACCCCTCTCTCTGACTTTGTCGAACAGAGCCAATGACTTCTCTGATTTTCCATATTCAGCATAGCCTTGAATTATGATGCTAAACAGTGGGACAGAGTTAAACCAAATCTCGTTTGATTCAGCTTCTAGAAGTAAGGATTCTGCATCTTCATATTTGTGAGCTCCCGTAAGAACCAAAACCATGGCTTCATAAGACCTGGGAAGGTGATTAAAACCTGGAGTCTGTCTCTCAGCCCATCTGAACAACTTCCACAAAAAATCAACCTGTCTCAAACTCAAATCGCCATCTCCAAAACCCAGAAGAATTTCAAGGAAATCTGCAGGTCTCAGTTCCGAAGCTCTCcagaaacggcgagttctctcaGGGGCCAGATCTCCATATACCTTGAGGATGTCTTGCAAAGACGATTCCTCCACAAAGGTGTCAGTTTTTTTCGCCCACAGGAAAGAACACCTAGAGAGAACAGATTTCCCGATACCGATATGCAATATCGGTCCCAATTCAACCTCACCACTGCCACTCCTAACACTGTTCGCCGCATTTGGGGATGGAATCGATCTAGGCTTTGAAGCACAACAAGTTGAGAAGGGGTACGAGAGCCAAACCTGGTGGCACTTCCTCGGTGGCCGACAACCATGAGATCTGAGACGATCATGTGAATGGAAGAACGCGGGAgagcgaggaagaagaagaagagacgaCTGCTCGAGTAAACGGCGGAGGAGAGATCGCGAGGGCTTTCCCCGCATCTTCCATGGTCCGTGATGAACATTCGCAGATTTTAACGTTGAACCAGTGACCCGGGCCACCGGTCCGGCCCGCATGGTGATCGAACCGCAGATGATGATGACAAAAAAGATGAATACGATCGTCTCTAGTGTCCCTGTCAATTCGTTCCAGGACTAAcatggaggagataaatcacagaCAACTACTAAtctttgaaataatgactagtatataagggagatatttatctcgattttatcgagattcgaatatCATATCTCATGATGGCAACACTTCGTGTGTTAGTTTGGAACCGCATATGATTGACTTAGTGGGACCAACAATCACAAGTTTTGATTaatcacaagggaaaaattcAAATTGGCCCGCTAATTTCTTAATTCTTACAACTTTATCCCCGACCGTTAACTTAATTGCCTTATTTAATTAGTAAATAAAATTAATGTAAGGTAAAATTACAACAATTTGAAAAGTTTAAGGTCAATAGGAAAATTTGCTTTACAATGTACGTATGATAAAACATGAAATATAGAGAAAACAACGTCAATTAACTTTATCTTAATAtgtgtattaaaaaaatattataattgtaaatacaaaatatcattttcaattaaaatattttttttattatattaaaattttaagatagAAATATATGAAATTAATCACACGGGTAAGGTGCAAAAAGGTATTTCCCACTTATCCAATAGATTCTTATTAATTTCTGATGGATGTATATCTTATTAGGTGTTATCTTTCTTGTAAAAAAAAGTAGTTATAttaggataaaatattttttataatttatctgGTTGTATCTTATAATGGAGTCTATGATATTGGATCGTTTAGGATCAACGATATCATTTTTTGCTCCAAAAAGCAAAGACATTTGCCCTACATGTATGACGTAATAGTTTAGACTAGGCGACCATGGGCCGAAGTACTCCTAGGTGGCCGAAGTAC
Coding sequences:
- the LOC122045767 gene encoding pentatricopeptide repeat-containing protein At5g15280, mitochondrial-like isoform X3; its protein translation is MRGKPSRSLLRRLLEQSSLLLLPRSPAFFHSHDRLRSHGCRPPRKCHQVWLSYPFSTCCASKPRSIPSPNAANSVRSGSGEVELGPILHIGIGKSVLSRCSFLWAKKTDTFVEESSLQDILKVYGDLAPERTRRFWRASELRPADFLEILLGFGDGDLSLRQVDFLWKLFRWAERQTPGFNHLPRSYEAMVLVLTGAHKYEDAESLLLEAESNEIWFNSVPLFSIIIQGYAEYGKSEKSLALFDKVRERGIIPSPSTYQALLSLFTKHKKIELATKVYWDMVEVGLASYSEDCILNTIVDGLTNSNKILEALTLLRKLRSLGITASNFALSSVALGFCKKKDFEDMITFLDEWRHAPEIYICNKIISSLCLGMGAQQSWSFVQRMEHFGFKPDSTTFSILAYHSCRNRKLKDGFVYLSECLSRGLAPNTYIYNALISGIFKKGLHGHAKDIFEDMLERGIMPNHMTFRILLAGYCKFRKFDKVKEVLSDMKNRCLISLDPLDDTLSKALMFLGLDRLDVKVKRDNNVGISRSEFFDCLGNGLYLDTDIEDYETSLERILDDSIFPDFDYCLMRKNDNVDLQIALGVKDELIQWGQNLSYSTYANLLRCLAASQDHLKQAVGLLRDMPDLFEQLDGETLNLLLQMLSKNGMVDTAMFILRRMFNRDVMVESQSFMMLIVGVCKERDIDGLKECCNLILKCLWSPESKSIKPLFNSLCKWGLIEEVLQLFDRLIENYPEMVSFLSIRLLKELCMTGYTSVGCVLMEELSQRTILMDVTAYQYLGMGFLKEKHLSESLGMLDILHSKNMAFSINVYQNFVRVLLKFGRIDEGFALKQSLLTKKPDSAIVTYSILLSELCRTKKLNVASSQLQEMLLGGIFPYDTAFNALLRMYCLSNNLREARGILGIMVRVHCNLSILGYRSLVRQMLLNGLMSCAIRLKDLILHKDRSLQLCLYNILIFYLFQTGQLSVEALNTMIYKGWKPSNRSMRIVVCYLCKDGKLGKALELSKVMEHNKWKHGSVVQNALAGSLLRCGSLSEAELLLDRLDKKGLIPMKIDYNSLVLHFCLHGRIKKAVELLNVMLKKGNVPSDTSYNSIILRFCHCKTFDQALDFFVEMLHKNILPSEESRYALVNGLCENGRTDDARNLLRSMLQFSLPPTYNMYNCVLNSFRLSDNLDKASELLNEMQLAGHSPNFETHWSIIRNLDIESDNDNVKNILAGILSGSQVPVKNSKRKGF
- the LOC122045767 gene encoding pentatricopeptide repeat-containing protein At5g15280, mitochondrial-like isoform X2, with amino-acid sequence MRGKPSRSLLRRLLEQSSLLLLPRSPAFFHSHDRLRSHGCRPPRKCHQVWLSYPFSTCCASKPRSIPSPNAANSVRSGSGEVELGPILHIGIGKSVLSRCSFLWAKKTDTFVEESSLQDILKVYGDLAPERTRRFWRASELRPADFLEILLGFGDGDLSLRQVDFLWKLFRWAERQTPGFNHLPRSYEAMVLVLTGAHKYEDAESLLLEAESNEIWFNSVPLFSIIIQGYAEYGKSEKSLALFDKVRERGIIPSPSTYQALLSLFTKHKKIELATKVYWDMVEVGLASYSEDCILNTIVDGLTNSNKILEALTLLRKLRSLGITASNFALSSVALGFCKKKDFEDMITFLDEWRHAPEIYICNKIISSLCLGMGAQQSWSFVQRMEHFGFKPDSTTFSILAYHSCRNRKLKDGFVYLSECLSRGLAPNTYIYNALISGIFKKGLHGHAKDIFEDMLERGIMPNHMTFRILLAGYCKFRKFDKVKEVLSDMKNRCLISLDPLDDTLSKALMFLGLDRLDVKVKRDNNVGISRSEFFDCLGNGLYLDTDIEDYETSLERILDDSIFPDFDYCLMRKNDNVDLQIALGVKDELIQWGQNLSYSTYANLLRCLAASQDHLKQAVGLLRDMPDLFEQLDGETLNLLLQMLSKNGMVDTAMFILRRMFNRDVMVESQSFMMLIVGVCKERDIDGLKECCNLILKCLWSPESKSIKPLFNSLCKWGLIEEVLQLFDRLIENYPEMVSFLSIRLLKELCMTGYTSVGCVLMEELSQRTILMDVTAYQYLGMGFLKEKHLSESLGMLDILHSKNMAFSINVYQNFVRVLLKFGRIDEGFALKQSLLTKKPDSAIVTYSILLSELCRTKKLNVASSQLQEMLLGGIFPYDTAFNALLRMYCLSNNLREARGILGIMVRVHCNLSILGYRSLVRQMLLNGLMSCAIRLKDLILHKDRSLQLCLYNILIFYLFQTEGQLSVEALNTMIYKGWKPSNRSMRIVVCYLCKDGKLGKALELSKVMEHNKWKHGSVVQNALAGSLLRCGSLSEAELLLDRLDKKGLIPMKIDYNSLVLHFCLHGRIKKAVELLNVMLKKGNVPSDTSYNSIILRFCHCKTFDQALDFFVEMLHKNILPSEESRYALVNGLCENGRTDDARNLLRSMLQFSLPPTYNMYNCVLNSFRLSDNLDKASELLNEMQLAGHSPNFETHWSIIRNLDIESDNDNVKNILAGILSGSQVPVKNSKRKGF
- the LOC122045767 gene encoding pentatricopeptide repeat-containing protein At5g15280, mitochondrial-like isoform X1, whose protein sequence is MRGKPSRSLLRRLLEQSSLLLLPRSPAFFHSHDRLRSHGCRPPRKCHQVWLSYPFSTCCASKPRSIPSPNAANSVRSGSGEVELGPILHIGIGKSVLSRCSFLWAKKTDTFVEESSLQDILKVYGDLAPERTRRFWRASELRPADFLEILLGFGDGDLSLRQVDFLWKLFRWAERQTPGFNHLPRSYEAMVLVLTGAHKYEDAESLLLEAESNEIWFNSVPLFSIIIQGYAEYGKSEKSLALFDKVRERGIIPSPSTYQALLSLFTKHKKIELATKVYWDMVEVGLASYSEDCILNTIVDGLTNSNKILEALTLLRKLRSLGITASNFALSSVALGFCKKKDFEDMITFLDEWRHAPEIYICNKIISSLCLGMGAQQSWSFVQRMEHFGFKPDSTTFSILAYHSCRNRKLKDGFVYLSECLSRGLAPNTYIYNALISGIFKKGLHGHAKDIFEDMLERGIMPNHMTFRILLAGYCKFRKFDKVKEVLSDMKNRCLISLDPLDDTLSKALMFLGLDRLDVKVKRDNNVGISRSEFFDCLGNGLYLDTDIEDYETSLERILDDSIFPDFDYCLMRKNDNVDLQIALGVKDELIQWGQNLSYSTYANLLRCLAASQDHLKQAVGLLRDMPDLFEQLDGETLNLLLQMLSKNGMVDTAMFILRRMFNRDVMVESQSFMMLIVGVCKERDIDGLKECCNLILKCLWSPESKSIKPLFNSLCKWGLIEEVLQLFDRLIENYPEMVSFLSIRLLKELCMTGYTSVGCVLMEELSQRTILMDVTAYQYLGMGFLKEKHLSESLGMLDILHSKNMAFSINVYQNFVRVLLKFGRIDEGFALKQSLLTKKPDSAIVTYSILLSELCRTKKLNVASSQLQEMLLGGIFPYDTAFNALLRMYCLSNNLREARGILGIMVRVHCNLSILGYRSLVRQMLLNGLMSCAIRLKDLILHKDRSLQLCLYNILIFYLFQTGKSSFVETLLSEMDDKDICPDKNTYDFLVHGFHKCGEGQLSVEALNTMIYKGWKPSNRSMRIVVCYLCKDGKLGKALELSKVMEHNKWKHGSVVQNALAGSLLRCGSLSEAELLLDRLDKKGLIPMKIDYNSLVLHFCLHGRIKKAVELLNVMLKKGNVPSDTSYNSIILRFCHCKTFDQALDFFVEMLHKNILPSEESRYALVNGLCENGRTDDARNLLRSMLQFSLPPTYNMYNCVLNSFRLSDNLDKASELLNEMQLAGHSPNFETHWSIIRNLDIESDNDNVKNILAGILSGSQVPVKNSKRKGF